From Coffea arabica cultivar ET-39 chromosome 10e, Coffea Arabica ET-39 HiFi, whole genome shotgun sequence, one genomic window encodes:
- the LOC140015145 gene encoding uncharacterized protein, whose translation MTVEGIEHNRALYISVRCNGKLLPRVLVDNGSALNICPWNTPTKFGFLDIKLGPSATVVRGFDGSRRESMGETDLVLEIDPAQFQITCQVMNFSSVYNVLLGRSWIHASNSVPSSLHQMLRFIVND comes from the coding sequence ATGACTGTAGAAGGGATTGAGCACAACAGAGCCTTATATATATCAGTACGTTGCAATGGAAAGCTGTTGCCGAGGGTTTTAGTGGATAATGGGTCAGCGTTGAATATTTGTCCATGGAACACTCCCACTAAATTTGGATTTCTTGACATCAAACTTGGCCCGTCTGCAACCGTGGTTAGAGGATTCGATGGTTCAAGAAGGGAATCTATGGGTGAAACAGATCTGGTATTGGAAATAGACCCTGCTCAGTTTCAAATTACTTGCCAAGTCATGAACTTCTCTAGTGTTTACAATGTTTTGCTTGGAAGATCTTGGATACATGCTTCTAATTCAGTGCCATCTTCTCTGCATCAAATGTTGAGGTTTATCGTGAATGATTAG